A part of Aegilops tauschii subsp. strangulata cultivar AL8/78 chromosome 2, Aet v6.0, whole genome shotgun sequence genomic DNA contains:
- the LOC109758542 gene encoding uncharacterized protein has product MWVQQDQAILSAIQGSLGDGVAGLCLFAATSMDAWTTLEHAFAHVSTSRSMALRSELADIKKLDSSATTYFNKMKVLADTLTSIGRPLSDEEFAGFVIKGLDADYDNLAEAVHNAKPAMPPHELYSCLPFTEQRVEARRSSVTITAQPAAFWASRGQRPPAPSPGKAAPPPASTLGGGPNTRVVCQLCGRERHVASKCHRRF; this is encoded by the coding sequence ATGTGGGTGCAGCAGGACCAGGCGATCCTCTCTGCCATCCAGGGTTCCCTCGGCGACGGGGTCGCTGGCCTTTGTCTCTTCGCTGCCACCTCCATGGACGCCTGGACGACCCTGGAGCACGCCTTTGCCCATGTCTCTACCTCCCGCTCGATGGCCCTTCGCAGCGAACTCGCCGACATCAAGAAGCTGGACTCCTCCGCTACGACCTACTTCAACAAGATGAAGGTGTTGGCGGACACGCTCACCTCTATTGGTCGGCCGCTTAGCGACGAGGAGTTCGCCGGCTTCGTCATCAAAGGCCTCGACGCCGACTACGACAATCTCGCCGAGGCCGTCCACAACGCCAAGCCAGCGATGCCTCCTCACGAGCTCTACTCATGCCTCCCCTTCACCGAGCAACGCGTCGAGGCTCGTCGCTCCTCCGTCACCATCACCGCCCAGCCGGCGGCCTTCTGGGCCTCTCGTGGCCAGCGCCCACCTGCCCCGTCACCAGGCAAGGCAGCCCCGCCCCCTGCATCGACCCTGGGTGGGGGCCCTAACACTAGGGTGGTGTGCCAGCTATGTGGTCGTGAACGCCATGTCGCCTCCAAGTGTCACCGCCGCTTTTAG